Genomic window (Juglans microcarpa x Juglans regia isolate MS1-56 chromosome 2S, Jm3101_v1.0, whole genome shotgun sequence):
AAAAGCGAAGGAAAGGGTATTCATtggaagaaatggaaaaaacacAGGAAACCAAAATGTTTTAGAGGATTGGGGTTTCAAGATATAGAGCATTTTAATGAGACAATGTTAGCAAAACAAGGTCAGGGTACTGCTAGAGGATGCAGAGGTCAGGTTACTGATAATTGAGGAGTTAGACGGTTGGAATAACAAGCTCATATATGAAATTTTCATGAAAGAAGAAGCACTTAAAATATGTAGTATACCCTTGAGTTGAAGAGGGGCAGAAGATAAAGTAATATGAGGCTTTACTACGgatgaaaatatgttttgaatggAGTGCTTATCATTTGGGTATAAGTttagagaacaaaaagagagggGAATCTTCAAACTTTTCTGCACAGAAGCCAGTATGGGAGAAGGTTTGGAAGATTAACATCCCAAGATCAACAAAATAATTTGATCTCTGGAGAGCCCTAACTGCCCTTCTTCCAACAAAGCTATAGTTATTTCATCGATGATATTAGTAAATGATGACTTATGTCTAAACTGTTGCAGGGAAGCAGAAACTATATGTCAGCATATGTCAGCCCGGCCCTCACGTAAACAACGTTAGCATTGGCAACAACTATGACATtcattgtaaatatgttgttcaattcaatataaattaattaaggcTGCATGCCTTTGACAAATTAGGGCATACCATATATAATTCTATGTTTATTGGGGTATTAGtactataattaattatgatgttaattattcgaaaaatgataaatgttgAGAagtaaagatataaaaaaaatcaacttatATGGCCCAATATGACACGTCTACTCAATAGTCAAGACTCTTGATGTGATCTTCCATCTTCCATCACTTCCTATCCTATTCCTATTCCTTTCACCCACGTTAATTCTTACCCTATTTAGCGAAATCAAACCAATCTATATATCTTCATTCTGCATTAATAATCACCAGCACGATGTCCGACAAGAAATATTTTGCAGAAGGATCGTCAAGTTTTTCTAATGTTCGGCAACGAACAACACCAAGCCGTTATGAGTCACAGAAAAGAAGGGATTGGACCACCTTTGGCCATTACCTCAAGAGCCAAAGGCCTCCAGTTCCACTCTCCCAGTGCTATTGCAGTCATGTATTGAATTATCTCCGATATCTTGACCAATTTGGAAAGACTAAAGTTCACCACCAAGGATGTATATTTTATGGACAGTCGGAGCCTAGCCCTGCACCTTGCATTTGCCCACTTAGACAAGCTTGGGGTAGCCTTGATTCTCTTATTGGGAGGCTCAGAGCTGCTTATGAAGAGAATGGAGGTTCACACGAGGCAAATCCTTTTGCTAGCGGTGAAATCCGAGTTTATCTTCGAGAGATAAGACAGTTTCAAGCTAACGCAAGGGGGTTGCcgtataagaagaaaaagaagaagactaTTAATCAAAGTGAGGGAAGCGAAGAACCAAGTTCTACTGTGCGCACTTCACAGTTTAATTCCTTTAGCTAATTTGAATCTGGTGATTTTATTAATACATGTCGGTTGATTTCAAATTTGGGATGCATGTTGTTTGTTGAGAAGGCTAGCTCTAAAGGTATTGTAATTGTTGGCATGATTTTGCAAACTTCAATTGGCATTTAAATGAAGCTCAAGATACAATGagcatatatatgttgtattaaTGAGTTActattttctacaaaaaattAGTGTTTGTGAGGagttatttacgataaaaattattatttgtgacgaGAATAGATCCATTTTgataggaaataatcattttgataGGGAAAAAAAACTGGCAACAATAAACAATTGTCTTGTAGTGATTTACTCCAAGACATgtgaaaagttatatttattggTTCAGAAATGTAGTGAACACAAAGTTACAAATAGAAACATGACCTTAAAGCACAGAGAAACACCAGACCAAGTTGATACCCATACATCCCCAAAATGATCAAAGCATGCACAACAAAAAAAGCATAGAGATGATTAGAATTAGTGTCCTAATAATCCAAttagattcatattttatttaataaatataagatttgttTACAAGTATATGAATATTGGGTACTGCATTAATATTCGAGTATTTTATTGTTTGCAATTTATGTATATTTAATACACATCAGATATAAACGCagctttataattaaataattaagcaaaaaaaaaatggttttgcatgagcaaaaaataataaaaaaacaaatcccGGAATTATGAATCTGGCAGGTCCAAACATTTAACGGAAGGAATGAAGCGAAGAAAACGAAGGTGGGGTGGGCTGCTGGGGGGCGGGACTCGCCTTCATAATCATCGCCAACTGTCAAGAAAAGAAGTTATCAGGACCCAAGAAAAGAAGCTTGCATTGTTGTGTGTGGGGAAGgcatttaaatttgaaaaactcttctcatcagccactattcactactccacactccacacccacaccttatgaaaaacacccacacactctatgaaaaaaaaactataagtgTGAAGTGTGAAAATTAATAGTAGCTGATGCATAAcattcatctttaaattttactGTCAACAAAAGGGTGATAAGTGAGCGGGTCTAGTCCTAAACAAAAGGGTGAATAGTAGCCCAAACTTACCCTTTCCTACGATGTCAACAGGTGGCAGCGAGCCTAGTCCCAAATTGGCCGAACAGTCTGCCTCCCAACGAAGGATGATAAGTGAGCAGGAGGCTCAACCTCCTCATCCGGGAGAGTGTGACTAGCCCCTGGCAGCCCAAAAAACTTAAGCCGATCCCCACCATGGTGAAGGAGAGGCGAACCAGCCATATCGCTGTTTGAATTACCTCCTCCGCGGGGTACTAAATGGATGggtgtaatgcctaaggctaCTTTATTCCTCCCGCAGCAGAGTGCGGGTCAGTCCTCAGCTACCTGAATGGAAAGACTTACCTACCTCCCCACAGACCAAGGAGACTGGTCGAGCTAGAGGCCGCATTGTCTCCTCGCAGTGCAGAATGGGACCAGCCCCATGGCTACCCTAATAACTTACCCTGACCTCCGCTATGACAAAGAGTGGGTTCAacgccagcctgacccaaaacTTACCCTTTCCTACAGTGTTAAAGGGTGGGAGTGGGTCTAGTAGCAGTCTGGctgaacaacctacctcccacGGGAACAAAGGGACGAGTTGAGCTAAAGGACACCTTGTCCCTCCCGCGACGGAGAG
Coding sequences:
- the LOC121251822 gene encoding protein LIGHT-DEPENDENT SHORT HYPOCOTYLS 10-like, with the translated sequence MSDKKYFAEGSSSFSNVRQRTTPSRYESQKRRDWTTFGHYLKSQRPPVPLSQCYCSHVLNYLRYLDQFGKTKVHHQGCIFYGQSEPSPAPCICPLRQAWGSLDSLIGRLRAAYEENGGSHEANPFASGEIRVYLREIRQFQANARGLPYKKKKKKTINQSEGSEEPSSTVRTSQFNSFS